Sequence from the Rhodococcus jostii RHA1 genome:
AGCATCGGCAGCACCTGCGTGCGGTGGTGGCCGAGGAACTGGCGTCGCTGCGCGCCGACTACGACGTCGTGATCTGTGAGGGCGCGGGGTCACCCGCCGAGATCAACCTGCGAGCCACCGACCTCGCCAACATGGGGCTCGCCCGGGCCGCCGGCCTGCCGGTGATCGTCGTCGGCGACATCGACCGCGGTGGAGTGCTCGCCCACCTGTTCGGCACCGTGGCGGTCCTCGGACCGGACGACCAGGCGTTGATCGCGGGATTCGTGATCAACAAGTTCCGCGGCGACGTGTCGTTGCTGGGGCCGGGCCTCGAGCAGCTGACGGCCGTGACGGGACGCCCGACGCTCGGGGTGATTCCCTTCGCCGAGGACCTGTGGCTCGACGCGGAGGATTCGCTCGGTGTCGTGGGGGACGCCCCGGTCGGACGTCCGGCGCCACCGATCGGCGACGACTGGCTGCGGGTGGCCGCGATCCGCCTGCCCCGCATCTCCAATTCGACGGACGTCGAGGCGCTCGCGTGCGAACCCGGGGTGTCGGTGCGCTGGATCACCGATCCGTCGCGGCTGCAGGACACCGACCTGATCGTCCTGCCCGGGAGCAAGTCGACCGTGTCGGATCTGGAGTGGTTGCGCCGCAACGGCATCGCGGATGCGATCGCAGCGCATGCGAAACGCGGCGGTCCGGTGCTCGGCGTGTGTGGCGGCTACCAGATGCTCGGGTCCGTGATCGTCGACGACGTCGAATCCGGCCGGGGTGCGGTGCCCGGTCTCGGACTGCTCGACCTCGAGGTGGAGTTCGCCCCGGACAAGGTGCTCGCGCAGGTGCGCGGCAACGCCCACGGAGTTCCGGTGTCCGGGTACGAGATCCATCACGGCCGGGTGCGGCGCAACGGCGACCAGCCCCTGCTCCACGCGAGCAGCGGCGCCGCGGAAGGCAGTATCCGCGGCGCCGTCTACGGCACGCACTGGCACGGACTGCTCGAGACCGACCGTTTCCGCCGCCTCCTGCTGGACGATGTGGCCGAACACGCGGGGAGAACCGGTTTCGTCACCGCACCCGACACGGATGTCGCCGCGATCCGGACCGCTCAACTCGATCTGTTGGCGGATCTGGTGGAGCAGAACCTCGATCTCCGCGCCCTGGAGGACCTCCTCGGCGCAGGCGCCCCGGAAGGCCTCCCGGCCATCGCGTCGACCCTGGTGAGTTAGGCCGTCGCGCGGCGGACGAGCGCCCACGCCGCGACCATCCCCGCCGCCGCGACCAGTGCCGGCAGCCACACCATCGGCACCGACCGGGGCGCGTCGGCGAACCAGTGGCCGATGTCCGGCCACCACTTCTGCCAGGTGATCACGAACGCGGCGACGCCTGCGGCGAGGAGGGTGCCGACGCCGAGCGTGAAGAGCCCCACCACCCGCCACCGGTGATGCAGTGCGCCCAGGAACATTCCCGCCGCCGCGGTCAGTGACAGGAAGGCGAAGTAGGCGGCCAGCTGGATGGCCGGGTCGGACGTGAAGTAGTTGGGTATCGCGAACATCCGCATCCCCACACCCCAGCCGCCGGTGGCCTCCTCGATCAGCGACAGTCCGTAGAGCGTCACCCCGAACACGAACACCTGGACGGCGGCGACGATCAGGGTGGCCGCGAAATAGTCGCGACGGGTGACGCTCATCCCCAGAGCGAACGGGAACGTCTGTGTCATGGCCTGCAGGTAGAACGCGAGGGCGATCCCGAACAGGGAGAAGGCGCCGCCGGAGAAGTTGGTGTCGCTGCCGGTGTCGCCGACCATCGCGAAGATGGCTGCACCGATCGTGAACGACGCGACCAGCACGCCCAGTGGCCACGCGACGAGCAGGGGCCAGGCGACGGTGTGGATGCGGGAGACGGTCAGGACCCGGTTCGTCATCGTGCGTCCTCCTTGGTGGCCGTGGTGCTGCGGACCACGAGTTGTTGAAGGCTGAACGGCTCGAAATGCAGGCCGTCGTCCACCGCCCGGTCCCGTTCGGAGTCCGACAGGGTGATCTGCACGGTTGCCCGTTCGTGATTACCCAGCGATTCACGGTGCAGGACAGTCTTGTTCGAGGTGAAGTCGGCGACGAGCGAAGCCAGGCCGGAGACGACGACGGCGCCTTCGCGTGGCGCGTCGGTGTCCTCGTCGAGGACGATCCGTCCCTTGTCGATCAGGATCACGTGTTCGATCAGGTCGCTGACCTCGTCGATGAGGTGTGTGGAGAGCACGACCGTGCGCGGGTGTTCGGCGTAGTCGACGAGAAGCCGGTCGTAGAAGAGGTGCCGTGCCACCGCGTCGAGGCCGAGATACGGCTCGTCGAACAGGGTGAGCGGTGCGCGGGAGGCCAGACCGACCGTCACACCCAGCGCGGACGTCATCCCCCGCGACAGCTTCTTCACCTTGCGGCACAACGGAAGATCGCAATCCTCCAGCAGTGTCTGTGCGAACTCCTCGTTCCAGTGGGGGAGTAGGTGCCGTGCGGTCGCGAGGACGTGCCCGACCTTGAAGTCGTCCGGGTACTTCTGGCTCTCCTTGACGAAGCACACGTCGGTGAGTGCCCGGGAATTCTCGTGCGGAGCGTGACCGAAGATCTCGACCGCGCCCGAAGTCTGGAACTCCTGGCCGGTGAAGATCTGCATGAGCGTGGTCTTGCCGGCGCCGTTGCGGCCGAGGAGGCCGTAGATCTTGTTCTCCTGCAAGGAGAAGTCGATCCCGTCGAGTGCGACGAAGGCGCCGAATCGCTTGCCGAGGCCCCGCGCCGAGGCGACCGTCTTCGTGTCGAATGCTGTGCCGATCATCGTGCTCCCTCCCGTTGGTCGAGCATGGCCTCGAGTTCGGCGATGCTGACGCCGAGTTTGTCCGCTTCGGTGACGAGCGGGTCGATGAACTGGCGCGCGAACCGCTAGCGTCGCCGGAAGCGCAGCGCGTTCCGGGCACCGGAGGTGACGAACATTCCGATTCCCCTCTTCTTGTAGAGGATCCCGTCGGCGACGAGCTGTTCAGTCCCTTGGCTGCGGTCGCCGGGTTGATCCGGTGGAATGCGGCGAGCTCGTTCGTGGACGGTACCTGGCCTTCCTCGGGAAGGGTTCCGTCGCTGATCGAGTTCTCGATGAGTTCTGCGATCTGCTGGAACAGCGGTCTGCCGTTGTCGATCATCGACGCCCGCCTCGTCGGTTGATCGGTTCATTACTCATGTAATGAACCATGGAACCATGGAGGTCCGAGCGCAGGACGTCCCCGATCGCGTAGTTTTTAGCCCATGGAACTGACGCACGTGGCGGTGGGAAATGGAACCTGCACGGTCCGCATCGACGGACCGGAGAGCAAACACACCGTTCTCCTACTGCCGGGGGCCGGCGACGGACCGGATGTCTACGACGGCGTCTGCGAGCGCCTGCACAATTCCGATCTGCGCACGATCGTGCCCGAGGACATCACCGGTCTCGACGAGACGACGATCATGGCTCTCCTCGACGAACTGAAGGTCGGGTGGGTCAACCTCGTCGGCAGCCGGGAAGGAGCCGAACTGGCGTGGTCGCTGGCGGCTCGCCAGTTCGGACGCTTCGCCAGCCTCGTGGTGGCCGACCGGGGGCATCCGGCGGCACCCGACTCCGCCGGTGCGGTGCGCGGATCCGACTGCCCGCCGGTCGAACTCCCCACGACCGTGATGGTCGGCAGCCCCGACCGGCGTGCCGAGGCGGACGCGAGCGGCCGCTTCGTCTACTCCGACTTCCGCGTCGTACAACTCGACGACGTCACCAACGTCCCAGCCGCGGCGGCGGCGGAGCTGGCCACCGAGATCGTTCTCCGTACCAGCCCCTGGTAGATGCCGGCCCCACGCCGAGCGCGACCGTGCTCAGCGTGGGGCGTACATGATGACGGCCATGCCCAGGAGACAGATAAGGGCGCCCGAGACGTCCCAGCGGTCCGGGCGGAAACCGTCCGCCACCATGCCCCAGATCAGCGAGCCCGCGACGAACACCCCGCCGTACGCGGCGAGGATGCGGCCGAAGTGGGCGTCCGGCTGCAGCGTCGCGACGAACCCGTACGCACCGAGCGCCGCCACACCGGCGCCGATCCAGATCCAGCCCCGGTGCTCGCGGACGCCCTGCCACACCAGCCACGCACCGCCGATCTCGAACAGCGCCGCGACGGCGAACAGCGCGACGGACTTGGCGACCGTCACTCGGCCGGTAGGTCGAGGCCGAGGAGAGCGTTCTCGACGACCTCGGGCAGCGCCGGGTGGATCCAGTACTGCCCCCGCGCCATCTGCTGCGCCGTCAGCCCGAAGCTCATTGCCTGGATCAGCGGCTGGATCACCGTGGGCGCCTGCGCGCCGATCACGTGCGCACCGAGCAGACGACCGGTGCCGCGTTCG
This genomic interval carries:
- a CDS encoding cobyric acid synthase, whose translation is MSESRWKGALLVAGTTSDAGKSVLVAGLCRMLARRGVRVAPFKAQNMSNNSVVTLDGGEIGRAQALQAAACGLEPSVRFNPVLLKPGSDRTSQLVVRGRAVTSVGARDYIEHRQHLRAVVAEELASLRADYDVVICEGAGSPAEINLRATDLANMGLARAAGLPVIVVGDIDRGGVLAHLFGTVAVLGPDDQALIAGFVINKFRGDVSLLGPGLEQLTAVTGRPTLGVIPFAEDLWLDAEDSLGVVGDAPVGRPAPPIGDDWLRVAAIRLPRISNSTDVEALACEPGVSVRWITDPSRLQDTDLIVLPGSKSTVSDLEWLRRNGIADAIAAHAKRGGPVLGVCGGYQMLGSVIVDDVESGRGAVPGLGLLDLEVEFAPDKVLAQVRGNAHGVPVSGYEIHHGRVRRNGDQPLLHASSGAAEGSIRGAVYGTHWHGLLETDRFRRLLLDDVAEHAGRTGFVTAPDTDVAAIRTAQLDLLADLVEQNLDLRALEDLLGAGAPEGLPAIASTLVS
- a CDS encoding ABC transporter ATP-binding protein, producing MIGTAFDTKTVASARGLGKRFGAFVALDGIDFSLQENKIYGLLGRNGAGKTTLMQIFTGQEFQTSGAVEIFGHAPHENSRALTDVCFVKESQKYPDDFKVGHVLATARHLLPHWNEEFAQTLLEDCDLPLCRKVKKLSRGMTSALGVTVGLASRAPLTLFDEPYLGLDAVARHLFYDRLLVDYAEHPRTVVLSTHLIDEVSDLIEHVILIDKGRIVLDEDTDAPREGAVVVSGLASLVADFTSNKTVLHRESLGNHERATVQITLSDSERDRAVDDGLHFEPFSLQQLVVRSTTATKEDAR
- a CDS encoding alpha/beta fold hydrolase, which codes for MELTHVAVGNGTCTVRIDGPESKHTVLLLPGAGDGPDVYDGVCERLHNSDLRTIVPEDITGLDETTIMALLDELKVGWVNLVGSREGAELAWSLAARQFGRFASLVVADRGHPAAPDSAGAVRGSDCPPVELPTTVMVGSPDRRAEADASGRFVYSDFRVVQLDDVTNVPAAAAAELATEIVLRTSPW
- a CDS encoding YnfA family protein; the protein is MTVAKSVALFAVAALFEIGGAWLVWQGVREHRGWIWIGAGVAALGAYGFVATLQPDAHFGRILAAYGGVFVAGSLIWGMVADGFRPDRWDVSGALICLLGMAVIMYAPR